From Pirellulales bacterium:
GAGTTCCAGGTCAACACCTACACGACGGGCAATCAATATATACCGAGGGTGGCGATGGACCCCGCCGGTGATTCCGTCGTCACCTGGGTCAGTTTCGGCCAGGATGGCAGCGGCTACGGGGTCTACGCGCAGCGCTACAACGCCGCGGGCACGGCGGAGGGAAGCGAGTTCCGCGTCAACACCTATACGGCGGCCAATCAGGTGTTTCCCTCGGTGGCGATGGATGCCGCGGGCGACTTCGTAATTGCCTGGGCCAGCTATAACCAGGACGGCAGCGGCTACGGAATCTATGCCCAGCGGTATAACGCCGCCGGCGTGGCTCAAGGGGGCGAGTTCCACGTCAGCACCACCACGGCGGGCGACCAGTCGTTCCCCACCGTTGCAATGGATGCCGCGGGCGACTTCGTGGTCGCGTGGGACAGCAACCAGGGCGGCAGCACCTACGGGATCTATGCCCAGCGGTACAACGCGGCCGGCGCGGCCCAAGGGAGCCAATTCCAGGTCGACACCTACAACGCGGCTAACACGACGTTTCCCACGATCGGCATGGACACGGCGGGCGACTTCGTGATCGCCTGGAGCGCCGACGGCGAGGACGGCAGCGGCTACGGGATTTATGCCCAGCGCTACAACGCCGCCGGCACCGCCCAGGGGAGCGAATTCCGGGTCAATACGTACACCAAGGGCGACCAGATTTATCCGACGGTAGGCATGGATGGTGCCGGCGACTTCGTCGTCGGGTGGGAGAGCGATGGCCAGGACGGCAGCGGCTACGGGATTTATGCCCAGCGCTATAACCCCGCCGGCGCGGCCCAGGGGAGCGAATTCCAGGTCAATACGTACACCACGGGTGATCAGCAACAGCCGTCGCTGGCGATAGACGCCCACGGCGACTTCCTGATTTCCTGGGAGAGCCCACATGACGGCAGCGGCAACGGCATCGACGCCCAGCAGTTCACCGCCGCCGGGGCTCGCGTGGGAGGCGAATTTCAGGTCAATACCCATACCGCCGGCGACCAGAAACAGCCCTCCGTCGCGCTGGATGCGAACGGCGATGCGCTGATCGCATGGGAAAGCGACAGCGCGCAGGATGGCAGCGGCTACGGCATTTTCGCTCAGCGGTACACTTCCCAGCCCACGGCCAACGTGTCGATTACCAAAGCCGGCCAGGCCAGCGGCACCGTCGGAACCAACTTGACCTATACCATCACCGTCAGCAACGCCGCCGGCGGCGCCGCAGCGGCGGGCGTCATCGTCACGGACACCTTGCCCGCCGGCGTGACGTTTGTCTCGGCAACCGATCCCAACGGCGCGATTACCCACAGCGGCAGCACCGTCACCGACACGCTCTCGGGCGACCTCGCCGCGGGCTCGACCGACACCCTGACGTTGGTCGCCACACCGGGCGCGTCGACGGCCGGCACGACGGTCACGAACAGTGCCAAGGTGACCACGACCACGACGAACGTGTTGGGCGCTCCAACCACGGCCACGGCAAGCACTGCGATTGCAGCGACCCCAACGCTGACGATCGTCAAGTCAGCCCCAGCCACGGGGACGGTCGGCGCCGCGTTGACCTACACGGTTACGGTTACCAACACCGGCGGCGCCGCGGCCACCGGAGCAACCGTGACGGACGTCTTGCCCGCCGGATTCACCAACATTACGGCCACGGATCTCGCCGGGACGGTGGTGGTCACCGGCAACACGGTGACCGATAGCTTGGGCTCGTTGGCGGCGACCACCGGCGTCGAAACGCTGACGATCACGGCCACGCCGGGCGCCAGCCTTCGCGGCCAGGCGGTGACGAACACGGCCACGTTGACCTTTGACGCCACCACCCAGACGTCGAGCGCCACGACGACCATCGGAGGTGTCGCTCCGCCGACGGGCGTCGGCTATTTGGCCGGCGTGTCCGGCGACGGAACGATCCAAACGTTCGTGCAAAACGTCTATCGCGAGTTGTTGGGCCGCGAACCCGACTCCTCCGGCGAGGCCTTCTGGCTCTCTTACCTCAGCGCCCACGACAACGCCGCGGGGCGACAGCAGGTGATTCAGGCCTTCATGAACTCGCCCGAGTATGCGGTCCACTACATCACGACCGCATTCAACGTCATTCTGCACCGCGCGCCGGATGCCGGCGGTTTGGCATTCTGGACCGACAAGATGGGTCAGCCGGGCACGCCGGGGCAGAACACCGGCAGCGCCGATGAAAAATACATCATCGCCGCCCTGTACGGTTCGGACGAGTTCTACCTCGACTCGGGCAGCACGCCCCAAGGCTGGATCAACGCCCTGTATGAGGACCTCTTGGGACGCGCCGCCGACGGCGGCGGCCTGACGTTCTGGTCGAACGAGCTCAAGACCCGCGGATCCGGCGACCGCGACGGCATCGTACGCGACCTGTTGACCACGCCCGAAGTGGCACACGACCTGCTCGACAGCTTCTATCCGGCGGCGGGCGGCACCGCCAGCACGCCCTTGGCCACACCGGGCACGACGGCCGGCACGGGAATGACCGAGCTGGCGCTGCTCACCGGCGGCGGATGGGAAAACCTCTATCTGGAGGGAGCGTATGGTAGCTCGCCACAGGGCAACGACGGCTTCTTCAATTCGCTGGTGGCTGGCGGAAACTGGGACGACATCCAGTTGCTGATGCTCGAAACCCCGCAGTTCTACAGCAATCCGAACCGGCCGGTGACGAGCTAGTTGCTGGTGCTCTGTCAGCCTTGGTTTGTCAACGTGCGGAACGAAGCCGTGCGGCAAGCGGTCACGGCACCCGAGTTTTCTTATTGGTTGCGTCCCAGCTCAGAGGTCCATTGAAATG
This genomic window contains:
- a CDS encoding DUF4214 domain-containing protein, which gives rise to MPAGAEFQVNTYTTGNQYIPRVAMDPAGDSVVTWVSFGQDGSGYGVYAQRYNAAGTAEGSEFRVNTYTAANQVFPSVAMDAAGDFVIAWASYNQDGSGYGIYAQRYNAAGVAQGGEFHVSTTTAGDQSFPTVAMDAAGDFVVAWDSNQGGSTYGIYAQRYNAAGAAQGSQFQVDTYNAANTTFPTIGMDTAGDFVIAWSADGEDGSGYGIYAQRYNAAGTAQGSEFRVNTYTKGDQIYPTVGMDGAGDFVVGWESDGQDGSGYGIYAQRYNPAGAAQGSEFQVNTYTTGDQQQPSLAIDAHGDFLISWESPHDGSGNGIDAQQFTAAGARVGGEFQVNTHTAGDQKQPSVALDANGDALIAWESDSAQDGSGYGIFAQRYTSQPTANVSITKAGQASGTVGTNLTYTITVSNAAGGAAAAGVIVTDTLPAGVTFVSATDPNGAITHSGSTVTDTLSGDLAAGSTDTLTLVATPGASTAGTTVTNSAKVTTTTTNVLGAPTTATASTAIAATPTLTIVKSAPATGTVGAALTYTVTVTNTGGAAATGATVTDVLPAGFTNITATDLAGTVVVTGNTVTDSLGSLAATTGVETLTITATPGASLRGQAVTNTATLTFDATTQTSSATTTIGGVAPPTGVGYLAGVSGDGTIQTFVQNVYRELLGREPDSSGEAFWLSYLSAHDNAAGRQQVIQAFMNSPEYAVHYITTAFNVILHRAPDAGGLAFWTDKMGQPGTPGQNTGSADEKYIIAALYGSDEFYLDSGSTPQGWINALYEDLLGRAADGGGLTFWSNELKTRGSGDRDGIVRDLLTTPEVAHDLLDSFYPAAGGTASTPLATPGTTAGTGMTELALLTGGGWENLYLEGAYGSSPQGNDGFFNSLVAGGNWDDIQLLMLETPQFYSNPNRPVTS